Proteins found in one Salvelinus alpinus chromosome 11, SLU_Salpinus.1, whole genome shotgun sequence genomic segment:
- the LOC139534827 gene encoding fibrous sheath CABYR-binding protein-like, with translation MSPGRPGFTGVQGCLQDDQGLQVFMDISRRTRVYRCPGMSPGRPGFTGVQGCLQDDQGLQVSRDVSRATRVYRCPGMCKTDDDDVFQEDPSSSTEDDAVQEDPSSTTEDAAVQEDPSSSTEDAVQEDPYSSTEDAAVQEDPSSSTEDAVQEDPSSSTEDAVQEDPSSSTEDAVQEDPSSSTEDAVQEDPSSTTEDAAVQEDPSSSTEDAVQEDPPSSTEDAVQEDPPSSTEDAVQEDPSSSTEDAVQEDPSSTTEDAVQEDPPSSTEDAVQEDPSSTTEDAVQEDPPSSTEDAVQEDPSSSTEDAVQEDPPSSTEDAVQEDPPSSTEDAVQEDPSSSTEDAVQEDPPSSTEDAVQEVPSSSTEDAAVQEDPPSSTEDAVQEDPSSSTEDAVQEDPPSSTEDAVQEDPPSSTEDAVQEDPSSSTEDAVQEDPPSSTEDAVQEDPSSSTEDAAVQEDPPSSTEDAVQEDPPSSTEDAVQEDPPSSTEDAVQEDPSSSTEDAVQEDPPSSTGGLALLPVLTGDRDVVSSFPNDYKTSLLTTGR, from the coding sequence ATGTCTCCAGGACGACCAGGGTTTACAGGTGTCCAGGGATGTCTCCAGGACGACCAGGGTTTACAGGTGTTCATGGATATCTCCAGGAGGACCAGGGTTTACAGGTGTCCAGGGATGTCTCCAGGGCGACCAGGGTTTACAGGTGTCCAGGGATGTCTCCAGGACGACCAGGGTTTACAGGTGTCCAGGGATGTCTCCAGGGCGACCAGGGTTTACAGGTGTCCAGGGATGTGCaaaactgatgatgatgatgttttcCAGGAGGACCCTTCCTCCTCTACAGAGGATGATGCTGTCCAGGAGGACCCTTCCTCCACTACAGAGGATGCTGCTGTCCAGGAGGATCCTTCCTCCTCTACAGAGGATGCTGTCCAGGAGGACCCTTACTCCTCTACAGAGGATGCTGCTGTCCAGGAGGATCCTTCCTCCTCTACAGAGGATGCTGTCCAGGAGGACCCTTCCTCCTCTACAGAGGATGCTGTCCAGGAGGACCCTTCCTCCTCTACAGAGGATGCTGTCCAGGAGGACCCTTCCTCCTCTACAGAGGATGCTGTCCAGGAGGACCCTTCCTCCACTACAGAGGATGCTGCTGTCCAGGAGGACCCTTCCTCCTCTACAGAGGATGCTGTCCAGGAggaccctccctcctctacagagGATGCTGTCCAGGAggaccctccctcctctacagagGATGCTGTCCAGGAAGACCCTTCCTCCTCTACAGAGGATGCTGTCCAGGAGGATCCTTCCTCCACTACAGAGGATGCTGTCCAGGAggaccctccctcctctacagagGATGCTGTCCAGGAGGATCCTTCCTCCACTACAGAGGATGCTGTCCAGGAggaccctccctcctctacagagGATGCTGTCCAGGAGGACCCTTCCTCCTCTACAGAGGATGCTGTCCAGGAggaccctccctcctctacagagGATGCTGTCCAGGAggaccctccctcctctacagagGATGCTGTCCAGGAAGACCCTTCCTCCTCTACAGAGGATGCTGTCCAGGAggaccctccctcctctacagagGATGCTGTCCAGGAGGTTCCTTCCTCCTCTACAGAGGATGCTGCTGTCCAGGAggaccctccctcctctacagagGATGCTGTCCAGGAGGACCCTTCCTCCTCTACAGAGGATGCTGTCCAGGAggaccctccctcctctacagagGATGCTGTCCAGGAggaccctccctcctctacagagGATGCTGTCCAGGAAGACCCTTCCTCCTCTACAGAGGATGCTGTCCAGGAggaccctccctcctctacagagGATGCTGTCCAGGAGGATCCTTCCTCCTCTACAGAGGATGCTGCTGTCCAGGAggaccctccctcctctacagagGATGCTGTCCAGGAggaccctccctcctctacagagGATGCTGTCCAGGAggaccctccctcctctacagagGATGCTGTCCAGGAGGACCCTTCCTCCTCTACAGAGGATGCTGTCCAGGAggaccctccctcctctacagggGGATTAGCACTACTACCTGTATTGACTGGTGACAGAGACgttgtttcatcctttcctaacGATTACAAAACGTCTCTCCTCACCACAGGTCGATAA